Part of the Micromonospora inyonensis genome, GCCGGGCGCACCGGCCGTCGGGCCGCGACGGCCACCCGTACCACTGTGATCCGCACCGTCGACCCGGCTGGCGCCCCGGGGAGCGAGGAAACCCCGCCGCCGCGTCGTCGTACCCCACGGCCGGCGTCCGCCGTGCGACGGCCCGTGCGCAAGCCGCGCCGTGCGCCGCTGCTCGCCGACTCACGCCGCCGGCTACGGCTCGGCACCGTCCTCACCCTCGCCCTGTTCGCCGTCATCGGCATCCGCCTCGTCGCGCTCCAGGCCGTGGAGGCCCCCGCGTACGCCGGGGGTGGCGTCGCCGACCGGCTGCGTACGGTGGAACTGCCGGCCGCGCGCGGGGCGATATACGACCGGGACGGCAACCCGCTGGCGCACAGCGTCGAGGCCCGGTACGTCTTCGCCGACCCGACGCGGGTGAAGGACATCCCGGCCACCGCCAAGGCGCTCTCCCCGCTGCTCGGCATCCCCGCCTCGGACCTGGCCGAGCGGATGGCCCCGCGCACCCGCGAGGACGGCCGGGAGTCAGAGTTCGAGTACCTCGCCCGGGGCGTCGAGATCGACACAGCCCGGAAGATCATGGCGTTGGAGTTGTCCGGCATCGGCGCGCACCGCGACGAGCGCCGCGAGGTGCCCGGCGGTGACCTGGCGGCGAACCTGATCGGTTTCACCAGCCAGGACATGGTCGGGCTGGAGGGCCTGGAGGCCCGCTACGACGACCTGCTCGCCGGTGAGGACGGCAAGCGGGTCTTCGAGATCGGCAAGGGCGACCTGAGCGCGCCGATCCCCGGTGGCTACCGCGAGACCACCGAGGCGAAGCCGGGCAGCTCGCTCACCCTCACCACCGACCGGGACCTCCAGTACCGCACGCAGGAGATCCTCAGCGACCGGATGGCGAAGGTCAGCGGCAGCACCGGCGCGGCGGTCGTCATCGAGATCCCGTCCGGTGAGATCCTGGCCCAGGCCAGCCACCCCACCTACAACGCCGCCGCTCCGGACAAGAGCAAGCCCACCGACCGGGAGGACGCGGCCACCAGCTTCGTGGTCGACCCCGGCTCGGTGCACAAGGCGATCACCTTCGGCGCGGCGCTCCAGGAGGGCGTGATCAAGCCCGACACGGCGTTTCCGGTGGAGAACTCCATCGTGAAGGGGGACACCCGCTTCTCCGACAGCCATCCGGCGGACGGGCGGCGGATGAGCCTGCCGGGGATGATGGCCTACTCCTCCAACGTCGGCACCATCAAGATCGCCGA contains:
- a CDS encoding peptidoglycan D,D-transpeptidase FtsI family protein; the protein is MAPRPEEPRRDATGSRRGSSRAAGNRGGEPREPGVGGISDARSYTPRGRTVRESRDERAGFARGTGREDRAARETGLPGRSEREERTAAARRTTGADQRRNPRGGRSADPFRPALQVLDGGRTGAGRTGRRAATATRTTVIRTVDPAGAPGSEETPPPRRRTPRPASAVRRPVRKPRRAPLLADSRRRLRLGTVLTLALFAVIGIRLVALQAVEAPAYAGGGVADRLRTVELPAARGAIYDRDGNPLAHSVEARYVFADPTRVKDIPATAKALSPLLGIPASDLAERMAPRTREDGRESEFEYLARGVEIDTARKIMALELSGIGAHRDERREVPGGDLAANLIGFTSQDMVGLEGLEARYDDLLAGEDGKRVFEIGKGDLSAPIPGGYRETTEAKPGSSLTLTTDRDLQYRTQEILSDRMAKVSGSTGAAVVIEIPSGEILAQASHPTYNAAAPDKSKPTDREDAATSFVVDPGSVHKAITFGAALQEGVIKPDTAFPVENSIVKGDTRFSDSHPADGRRMSLPGMMAYSSNVGTIKIADQLGKEKLYAYQQRFGLGKRTEVGMPGEAPGRLLPPSEWSDSSYGSVPIGHSVDATPLQMAAVYATIANNGTWVQPRLVKETIDPNGKRTPTKAPATRKVLSPENAAALRHILEAVTTVEDATGLTAAIPGYRVAGKTGTGWRLVDGKKQPGEVASFIGMAPAENPRYVIAVFAHTPGGGGGAIAGPAFRDMMGFTLRHFKVPPTGDKRPEFTVYPR